The Notamacropus eugenii isolate mMacEug1 chromosome 4, mMacEug1.pri_v2, whole genome shotgun sequence DNA window agtcccatagcatctaaaaatggcaagttccaataaccaggtttcaaatacgATTATGGtctcactttggctaaggaacattttttgaggcaagtcttaggTGGATTACATgcctttctgtacatgttctagttcctgattaaatggcaatcataaaatcaaatttaccattaaaaccttgacttttccatcaatgccaaattttacccgaggttaccttcctctaggaaatttagactgaaattctttcctccaaactaaacatgtcattgatttattctcagtaattaattgagtctattgttttaatactaattgcttttacctcaccttgtaacatgtccaatttttctccccatcactcccctccctcccgcttcctaataccttgcattctgattactccttccctcaatgtaccctcccctccatcacaccccaccccacccctatccccatcttctctcttttctttcagggcaagataaatttccatacccctatccctgtagttcttatttcctgattatatgcaataaaaattctcaacattcatttctaatacttcgaattccaacttctctccctcccctactccctccccagtctcactgagaaggcaagcaattcaatacagactatgtgttgttttgcaaaagacttccataataataatgttgtgcaatactaattatattgccctctgacctacccaatcaccccttatttttcccccttacaattgaccttgtcccttctcaaaagtgtttatttctagtgactcccttctcccatttgccctcccttctagcattcccctcgctccacttgttgcctcctctcctactttcctgcagtgtgatataaattttcatatcaaatttagtgagcatgtcattccctccttcagccacatgtggggagagtagctttatttttccccctctccccttctcccttttctcctccactgaataagatttttcttatctcttttgtgagttatagcctgtcccattccattactccctttctcttcccagaattttcctccttcacccctttttatttttatttttatttggtatgtgtggatatcatctcttctgatataacacaccctgtactctctatctatgtgtatgtgtgtgtgtgtgtgtgtgtgtgtatgtacaatctctccaactaccaaaatactgagaaaagattcaagagttaaaactattttctttccatgtagtaatgtaaacagttcaactttagagagtcttttatgatttttcttttctgtttaccttttcatgcttctcttgattcttgtcttgggaagtcaaatttttaaatatagatctggtcttttcctcatcatgaaatcttgaaagttgtctatatcactgaatgaccatttttttcccttgaagtatttattatattcagatttgctgggtaggtgattcttgatttcaatCCCAGTTCGTTTGagttctgaaatatcccactccaagccctttactcccttaatgttgaagctgccagatcctgtgttatcctgattgtatttccacagtattcaaattatttctttctagctgcttgcagtattttctccttgatctgggaactctgaaatttggccacaatattcctaggagtttctctgtttgggtttctttcaggaggtgacagatgaattctttcaatatccattttgccctctgattctataacagggcagtttttcttgataatttcatggaagataatgtttaggctctttttttgatcatggctttcaggtaatccaataatttttaaattatttctcctggatctattttccaggtcagtagtttttccaatgagttgtttcacattatcttctgttttttcaagtttttggttttgtttactaacttcttggtttaactcatagtcatttgtttccctgaactcaattctctctttcaacgaattattttgttcagtgagcttttgaaccttctcctccatttggctaattctgccttttaaaacctccttctcctcattgggtttttggaccttTAGGATACCTAGTTTGCAAGCCTAgatgactgaaaggatggtggtgcttTTGACATAagaaggaagttagaaagagggaaACATTAAAGTGATAAAGATATTGAaatctgttttggacatgttgagtttcaaatGTCTAAGTCTGAGATGTCCAAAAAGCAGTTGGTTATAtgagacaaactcagaagaaaggttattgatggatggatggatagatctGGAGTCATctgataactgaacccatgggaggtgatgagatgaccaagtgaGAAAGTATAGATCCTTTGAAAACAAGCATCATTACTGGATGCAACTGGGATGAAGATCTAGTCatggagactgagaagaaatagaaagtgagataggagaagaaccagaGATAAGCAGTTATGAAAacttttattgttgttggtccttcatttctgaagaggaacAATGTCATCATGGGTGATACCTTGACTTCtaggtgaattggatttgaggcaGAATTGTGCAGCTGTCaacctcactctttctttctgtcattgaACATCAGATATGAAAACTTAAGCAAGGAAAGAATAGTGTTATAGCCTGCAAGAGGTCAAGGATAAAAATTGAGAAAGGTCTATTTGATTTGGTACTTCCAAGAACATAGGCAACTTTGGAGAAGGCAGGTTCAGTTGAATAGTCAGAAggaaaattttttctcatttcaattAGAGTTGAATCAGGGTGGTAGCGGAAAGATCACTGGACCTAATGTCTAGGTTGGAATCTCACTAATTAAACTTACTAATTGTGACTGTGGAAGTCTCCTAACCTCTCtatcacttttctcatctgaaaaataggaacacagggtttttgtgaggatcaaaggaaagaaTGTATTCTTACTTTACTTTGTAAATGTGTATTGTGATCACACAACTATATGCTGTGTGGCATGTATTGCGATTACATTaaaagaaactggggaaaaaaaccttcAAAAACAAATACTAAAACCTTTTAAGTGTCTCATTTCTCAGAAAAACACATACAAAACTGTTTTATAggcttttgtatgtgtgtgtgtatatatatatatatatatacacacacacatatatatataatatatagatagatagataaaatatatatatacgtgtgtatatgcaaAATAACAGAAATTTAGAGACATTCCCTCCCAAATGGTCATAGACTATTTGCGTCTGACCTGCAGCAGAGCCTTCCAAATTCCTATTGGTATGATCAGCCAGTTAGACATTGTGACGTCATTTTGAGTTCAgataaacaataataacaatccCATAATGCCTATGTGCCtgtaaaattttatgtaaatcaTGACATATTTTCAATAGAATAGGACAAGGGTGGTAGTCTTGCTTAAAATATGCACATGCACAGATTCCTTTAAGGAATAATTTAGGAAATTCTAATGTTGATGCTTTTTCATGGCATAGGAGGGGACAATAGGTTATTAAAGACTGACAGCAGAGTAAGCTCTGGCAGATGCTACCATGAAGGAAATGCTTCAGATACGGTCATGATACAGATGATCTGCTGAGGACCAGTCTAAAACTCATCATACCTAACACCTAACAGTTGGAAGTAacaaattctttggccatggttACCTATTTGGGGAAAATAGAATATGGTTTTTAGTACCATGAAGCCCCTTTCTGTAGCAacggggtggagagggagaaacagaatcaaaaggactaataatcatggctttcagatgaTAACGAAACTATCTAAATGAGTTATTTTTGTCCAGTTACTATACCAACAAACTGATACACTACCGGAGGAAGTCAACTACATCCACACTGACATTTTTCATTTAGATGTAATTAGAACTTTTTTCattgtccagaaaaaaaaaattctcccaaCAAGATTTctgaatgattaaaaaataaacagtaagCTGTCTCGAGAGGGGAGTCAATTGTAGCTAATGATATCAAAGGGTACAGATGAAGgataattttacagaaaaagatcCTTAAAGACTACTTAGCATGGAAGAAGGCAGCtagttggctcagtggataagtgctgggactggagttaggaaggcctgagttcaaatataacctcagataCATATgagctgtgcgaccctggacaagtcatttaactactgttTACcataatccactggagaaggaaatggtagaccatttcaaactttgccaagaaaactccacggACAGCATGGCCCACAAGGTTacaaaaaagtcagaaatgactgaacaaaggaGGAGAAACTACTCCATTTTCAGAgcttacaatatttttatttcaagaacTTTCCTAaacttgtctttttcttttttttcaagttgaGCATACTGAAGTAAAGCACCATTGCATTTCAGATATTCAAGATAAGGCAAACCAAAACAAGTTTCAAACTGttccaactgaaaaatgataaatatttgtaCACCAATATATTTCTGAAAGGTATAAGCTATGGCACGTTTTTAAGTTATTAAAGGCAGCAAGAATTTTAAGAGCATAAAAGGAACCATTACATTACTTGAAAAGTTTTATTCTTAATCAATGGCATATTTAAATCTGAGGACCCTAAAGAGATCTTCCACTAACCTACTCTCAGAATCTCTCTTAGGAATCCTCTCCTTTTCTGAATCCTGCAAATTCCAGATGCTCTTCACATAAAACATTCAATGGTCTGCTTTGCtcagatttaaaagaaaactaaCTCCCAAAACACTCCTATTTTTAAAcagatttggaaataaaaatcttTACGCTAATTTCATTATCTGGCATACAAGTTATTAAATATTAGAGAACTTTTTCAGGTATGTATTTGATTactatagagagaaaagaattaaaatctGAACACAAGCAGACCTTACTGatttaaatgcttttttgatgggggtggggtagtactgcctgtgatttcactgatacagaGAATTCTTAATGAGTAAATTCCCTGGACAAAATCAAAGTAGACCAGAAACTACTTAGCAATTTAGTCTGAAAGAGTTGCCTGAAATTAAATGACAGGCCCAAGAGAACACCATGTCAGAAACTGTACTTAAatccaagccttcctgacttccagaTGGCCCCTCAAAATTACAATGATGCAAATTATCTTAATACTGTTATGGGTATCTTTAAAAGACTTAATTTTGTTTAAAGCATGGCCTACATGTGAGCACATTATTGGTCATTtgacaacagaaaaaaatctgcttAAGGCAGAATTTTCTGGACTATAGGACATGCCTTCCTGGGAAGTGTGATGCAATGGTCAAAATTATTGGATATTTTTTAGTACAACTTTCACATGAATAATCCAGTTATTTTCACTGCAAACAAAGTTCAAATTAAGATCAACAAAACTGAAACAGTAATTAATATATGCACAATGTCAAACTATCAAAATCTCTACATATTAATGATCTGCCATATTCGGTTAGCATAAGCTAACGATAGAGGTATCATCCTATTGCTTTGCTGCATTTGAAAATGAAGTGTTCTAGAGGTTAAGTTAAAGTACCATCATATCTGTTATAGTAGCTTAATGCCATTCATTTTGTCAAGGACAATATAAGCTTATTtaaagcgtgtgtgtgtgtgatttagaAGATCTATTTTTACTCAGGGTTAGCAACTTTGTGAAGATAGTTTTCAGAAGGCCCCTGAAAAATACTAAAATTGATCGTGTTATCAGTAGATTTCATTTACATATGTCAACTGTCAGAACAAGAAATAAATCATATCATTTTGGACTGATCAGGAGTTAATGAATGTCTAAAACTTTCCACTTGATACCCACAGACCATAAACAAAATATAATCTACCACTTCAAACAGGGATAGATCATTCACTGACATTTTAGTGAACTAGAGAATTACCTAGCAACCCTTTTCAATTATAAAAAAGTCAAACATATCTTATTATTTTTCCACATACAGGCTCTATTCAATCATGATGCAATTGCATGACTAAATGAAAACTGTTTAGAATCTAGAAAATACTGCTTTAAAGCTTCCAGTTAGTCAACTTGAAATTCTAATACTACAACTATTAATAAATTTGACAaatcaaaataagtaaaaagaaagaccACTGCACATGAAGTCAAAATTGGATTCCACTATGATCTTTGCTAATAATTACCTGCTTGGCCTCAAgaaagtcactttaacttctctggacctgagtttatcatttctaaaataaaagtgTTACATTTACaaaggttccttcctgctctaaaactCTATGAATAGTAGGTTAAGTAGTGCACCAAATAGCATAAAGTTAACTTTTAAGGATAAAGCACAATGGCTTCTTGGCATGTTAGAAATGATTTCATTCAATTCCTGTAATTTCCTTAAACAATAGTGTCAGTTTTTAGgttttctttggtgaattttcTATCCATCTTCCAAAAAACACTGTCAGTTTAGTTATTTGTGAGGACTAAGTAAAATTCCTGCAATGCACTCTGAAAAtatgaagaagagatagaaacagtAGCTTAACCCCAGTACAGTACACAGTGAATGCAGCTGATGTAAAAACTTTTATCCTAAGTATCAATTGCATATTATTAGTATTTCTAaaccatttttttcctaaaagtaaTTGTCAATGTGAATAAGGATAAAATTAGACATTACTTTtatcttaatttattttctaGTTGTATTGGTCTTCCAATACAAAGAGACTAGCCTGACAAGAAAAACCCACTCACGTAAATGAAACTGAACCTCCCTAGCAGCTTTCGTACTAGATTTGAGAATATTTGTTTTACATATTAGTTTATGTAGGTGAAGGAGTTGGGTGGTACATAGTGTCTTTTTAGAGGTGCCCATCATCAATCCTCTTCAGAACTTGAACCAGACTCCTGGTCAGAGAGATCAGGGACAGGGAAGCGTAGAATGGCAGCAACTCCAGTCAACTGGCTGAGCTGCTCCCCAGATACATGAAGACTAGAAAATATCCGAACTGTGCCTGCATTCTCTCTGACGCTGTCCACCAATTTCACATATCTGCTTCGGGTGGCTACATCCTGGTGTCTGAAGAGCTCGTCACTGATGAGCAGTGTGTCAATTGCCAAGGCCTCATTGGCCTTCTCCACCTGCTTAAGTCCGTAGAAAGCTCGGTCAGGTTCATGTTGCAACATCTTGTAGAAGTCATCTAAGGCTTTGACTTCACCAGCAGCCTTGGTGTCTGAGAGGCGGCTGGCCACAGTAGGATCACAAAGGGCCTCTTTCAACGAGTATTTGTGCCCAGAAGAGGCATGTACCTGGAATCACAATTACAGAGGTTGGATGAAATATTTTAGAGCAcatattcttccttttaaaagtTAACTCATACTTGTTCAATTAACGTTAAACACATCAACCCTAACCAAAATGTCAAAACATGCAAGGCATTAAACTTATGTATTTTACACATTAAAGTTATGTATATTTACTTATGTAGAGATGCTTCATAAGGACTTCATAACACAGGTTGATCATTTAAGTCTCTTAGCATCAAACTGCCTATTGTTAAGCATACCTAAatcatttttcccctaaaaggGTAAGAAAACatgaatgtggaaaaaatgggacaTTCATTTTCTCTTAGTGCCAGGCTTACATTttaggatgactggacatgattAAGAAAAAGGTCATTTCCCTATCCCTCTAAACGTCCTCCCTCCTACACAACGTATTAACATTGATGCCAACCCCTAAGCTCTAATCTGGGTCAGCCCTTCAGCTAGGCGGGTTACTGTACCTGAAGGAATTTGGAGCGGTTTTCCAGCAGCAGCTTGTTGTCCGTCTTCACGGCCTGCTGGAACATGTAGTCGCAGAACTGCTCCCGCACGAAGCCGGGGCTGGCCACCAGGACGCACTTGACCACGTCGAAGTGGACGTGGCGCTGGATGGCCTGCACCACCTGCTCGTAGAAGCGCTCCAGGGCGCGGTCGTGCTGCGAGCAGTTGCCCCGGCGCTTGCGGGGGATGTTCACCTCCACCTTGGCGCGGGTGAGGGTCATGCTGGGCGTGACGAGGCAGACGTGGGCCAGGCCCTCCTGCATGACCACGGCGGCCACGTCGGCGCTCCACGCCGGGTCGCAGGCCTGCTCGATGCGCTCCAGCACCACGCTGTCCCACTGCTTCTTGGCCAGCGTGAACTGGCGGTTGGGCTCCAGCTCGATGGTGTGGTAGGCGCCCATCTTGACGTACTCGTTCTCCTGGATGTTGGTGCCCTTGACCCGCAGCTGGCACGCCTGCGAGTCGAAGTCGATGGTCTCCACGCACAGGGTGAGCGTGGTGCGCACGCGGTTGCTGCCCACGCTGCCCGTGGAGGACTCGGTCTGCACCTTGCGGATGGTGGAGGCGCGCAGGCTGTCGCCCACCTGCAACAGGTTGTACGTGTGCCACATGTCCTCGGGCTCCTCGGGCACCAGGGTCACCTGGCCCGCGTTGTCCTTCTCGATATCCTTCCTCACCAGCTTCATGCTGGCGGCGGGGGGCGGccggagggaggggggaaggggccGGGCCCTGCCGCCTCCGGCCTGGCTCTGGCGGCCGCCGCCCCGCCGGGCGGGTATTCGCCTCGCGGAAGGAGGAGAAGAGCGCCCCAGAGAACCTTCCTTCTCCCGCACGCGGCGCTCAGGACCCCGCCGCCCAGGTGGGAGGGCGCCGCGGTCAAGACCCGGAGCCTCTTAGCCCCGCCGCCCCCTTCTCAGACCGGCCGGCAGCGCGGACTCAACGGGGGCTGTTTAGTGCGCCTGCGCAAGAGACCGCCTCCCCAGCCACGTCTCTACTGGCGTACGTAAAGCTACGGAAGCGGTGGACGGCGCATGCGGCGTGCGCAGGCTCACTGAGCACTAAGCCTCCGCTCGCCGGAGCTGGCTGTGTCTGAGAGAAGAGTGAACGGGTCCGCTAGCACTGGTCCCGCGGCGCCGCCGCTGCCTGGGCTCCTCGGGAGGGGCGTGGCCGGGAGGGGGCGTGGCCGAGAGGGCGTGGCCTGGAGGGGCGTGGCCGGCGTGGTCAGGAGGGGCACCGGGACGTCTCGGAAGCCTCTGCGCGCAGCCCTGCTACTACGGCTCTCATGGAGCCCCAAGCCTTGGAACTGGGAGGgcgtcattcattcaacattcagCACGCATTTATTAAACGCTTCTGTGTACCCAGCCCCGAAGAGAACACATAAAACTGAAACAAGCCCTGAACACCGAGGGCTAATAGTCTATtggatcaaagacagaaagggatCTGTGAATATGTCTGAAAATCTTTGTATACCTGTAGttcagtgtaatttttttttaagtcagttgGGGAGGTGGATAGAGCTTGGGACCTGGAAGATccccgagttcaaatgtggcctgagacatctactagctgtgccAGCCCAGCCCAGTCACCTAACAACctctccttcagttttctcatctgtaagtggaaaatatataatattttatgtaaaacatgtgcgcatatgtatacatacgcacgtatgcatgtgcatacatacacccCCCCACACCTCCAGGACTGTTGTGCGGATCAAAGGAGATGACAATTGTAAATCTCTTAGTGTCATGcctagtgcttactatgtgctacgTTCAATGTTAGTTACTATTGTGTATCCCCAGCagttagcacagcacctggcacacagtaggtgctcaataaatgtttgctgattaatgattgatttcctttgtagtcctatgaCTTCTATTTTtacgcatttaaaaacattctgagaagagtcCCCAGACTCCACCAGACTGCAAAGGGGGTGCATGCATGGGCTTGCTGGAAGCAGTTAGTacactgttaaattttcagagtgagcatttacacctcaaatTGGCAAACTACAATTCAGGgcatgatttattgtttggttgattgccTAGACTGAAGAGTGATGGAATATTAAAATGTCAGTGTTAAATTAACTGATgttaaaatgctaataatgcaggTTAAGCTTTAAAGTTTATTGTGGATATTATTGTATCAGATAGCTGGGTGCTAATTTTTAGCAGCATAATCCATGatatacacaaaaaagaaaagcaatctcTGGTTTAAAGGGTCAATGATTTTAGTCATTCATCTAAATTCAGGGGTTCTTAAGCTGGAgtctatatatttgtttttacaaaaatattttgataattatatttgtCTATAACCTGAGTGTGTTGGGTCATGCCCAGTTTGTCTAACATAGAGGTCTACTTGAGGGGTCTTTTGAGCATGCCCGGTTTGCCTATGGAGCCCAGTGGTTCCCTTACCACAAGGGTAGGTTTAGTATCCTTTGATTGTCTACCTGCATCTTTAAAATTGGTGAGACTGAGCAGGTTGATCTCTTTCTTTTACTATACATCTTACCCAGTTTACCCATGGTGGGGATGCCTGTAACTGAACTACAGAGttcatcctttctctctttctttcttctttttagaaatgaggaattgggtccagtgaggttaagtgacttgcccaaggtctaaGAGGGAATAAATGGAAGGATTCAAAGTGAGACCCTTTGGCTCCACATCCAGAGCTCTTAAGGACCATCTACAAACGTCATCGCTTTCAGGAGGGTGGGTGACATTAATCCTGACAGATCACTGCAGCCCACCATTTCCCTCAGCTCCCATGTGCATACTCAACAGATTGCCACTTTGAGCTGGGTATACATGTGGGATTTGTGTGTCAGGTTTCCAAAATAAATGGCATTACAGCTTTGCATGCCTAACCAACTAGATTGACTTTCTGATCTTTCCAACTGTCCTCACATGACCTAGTTTTAACTAATAGTTAAAAAGCACTGATTCCAGAGGCAGAAAGCATTTGTGGAATTTACCATTTAGAAAGCCTTGGAGTTACTTGACCCAGTGTCCTGGGAATTGCAGAATCCAAAACTACCAATCTGCACTTTCTGCAGATCAGTAGCCTGTgtaaaatgctggatttggaaacaGTTCTCTTCACAGTACTGTGGGGCCAAACGTTACTGgccaaaatcaagaaaaaaaaatgggggaacAATTGGATAAGTCAGGCAAAAAGTTTTCAACCAAGATCCAGATCAACTGCTCATACTACCTGGTTTCATTAGAAGATTGCTTATTGTACAGTAGTCTCTGAGTTAAGGTTAGCAACAGTGACTTTGGCCATCCAAATTCCCTTATCTCACCAAGAATGCTTCTTGTTCTGTACCTTTTCGCATTCAAAAGTCTTGCTGTAAATGCCCAGCAACATTCATCTAAATTAAGAGGTTCTTAACCTCGAGTctataaatttgtttttacaaaaacattttgataattatatttgtCTATAACCTGAGTGTGTTGGGTCATGCCCAGTTTGTCTAACATAGAGGTCTACTTGAGGGGCCTTTTGAGCATTCCCAGTTTGCCTATGGAGCCCAGTGGTTCCCCTACCACAAGAGTGGGTTTAGTATCCTTTGACTGGCTACCTGCATCTTTAAAATCGGTGAGACTGAGCAGGTTGATCTCTTTCTGCTACTATACATCTACCCAGTTTACCCATGGTGGGGATGCCTGTAACTGAACTGGTGAGAGGGAAAGGACTGTCCGCCCTGAGAAATGGACCTGGGAGCGCGTGTTTTTGTTCTATGTTGTTTGTTCTTAGCTGCATAAATGATCCCCCTCCCCCAGGAGTTTGAACCCTGGCAAAATTGAGGCCAGGATTGCAGACAGGGTGGTGCATCCAGCCAGCCTGGCTTGGAAGGCCAGAGAAGCCAGGGTACATGGGGACTCCAGCCCCAGAGGGATTTTGGTCTTGGAACTGAGCTAAACTATGAATCtaattcctttcccctctccaggCACTGGGGTGGTCCAAAGAGGATGAGGATTATGCCTCCCACATGATGGGGGAGTAAATTTGTATGTTTGTGATTCTACCTTTTGAAGTAAAGATTTCTGTGTAAAAGCTACTATGGCTGTTACTGGCTAATAGGAACTAGGATGCAGGGAATCACACCCCCTATATATGGGGGAATACCATTAGTTGGAGCTGGAGCCAATGGCACACACCCCTCAGTCCTCTTAAGGATACCAGAGAACCCTAAGAAAGGGGTGAAATGGT harbors:
- the PELO gene encoding protein pelota homolog gives rise to the protein MKLVRKDIEKDNAGQVTLVPEEPEDMWHTYNLLQVGDSLRASTIRKVQTESSTGSVGSNRVRTTLTLCVETIDFDSQACQLRVKGTNIQENEYVKMGAYHTIELEPNRQFTLAKKQWDSVVLERIEQACDPAWSADVAAVVMQEGLAHVCLVTPSMTLTRAKVEVNIPRKRRGNCSQHDRALERFYEQVVQAIQRHVHFDVVKCVLVASPGFVREQFCDYMFQQAVKTDNKLLLENRSKFLQVHASSGHKYSLKEALCDPTVASRLSDTKAAGEVKALDDFYKMLQHEPDRAFYGLKQVEKANEALAIDTLLISDELFRHQDVATRSRYVKLVDSVRENAGTVRIFSSLHVSGEQLSQLTGVAAILRFPVPDLSDQESGSSSEED